From a region of the Pseudophryne corroboree isolate aPseCor3 unplaced genomic scaffold, aPseCor3.hap2 scaffold_1663, whole genome shotgun sequence genome:
- the LOC135001670 gene encoding oocyte zinc finger protein XlCOF6-like isoform X1, which translates to MYVTDIKAEYIEGEEETYVTDIKAEDIEGEEETYVTDIKAEDIEGEEETHVTDIKADDIEGEEETYVTDIKAEDIEGEEETYVTDIKAEDIEGEEETYVRGDQQCKEEEIPTDISTADGHTSRNISEGHLMLSPDCDIKDNDRRQDSPGDNPITPIIHPALSADPSDPGKCSPDHSDIGVSVTALPVDTVFPCSIDAKCFTQNTKLITQQPAKAGERPFQCSECGKCFTYKSAFVTHQRTHTGEKPFPCSDCGKCFAWKSQLVTHQQSHTGEKPFPCSECGKCFTWKSQLVTHQQSHTGEKPFPCSECGKCFTWKSQLVTHQQSHTGEKPFPCSECGKGFVQKSDLVKHQRSHTGEKPFSCSECGKCFTRKSQLVTHQQSHTGENPFPCSECGKGFAQKSDLVKHQRSHTGENPFPCSECDKGFAHTSALLIHHRSHTGEKPFPCSECGKCFAQKSDLVKHQRSHTGEKPFSCSECGKCFTRKSQLVIHQRSHTDENPFTFPECGKCFVHKSDLISHNRSHTGESPITCSECGKCFTWKSQLVIHQRSHTGEKPFPCSECGKCFAYKSDLVKHQRSHTGAKPFSCSECGKCFTQKLHLVRHQRSHTGENPFPCSECGKCFSHKSALVTHHRSHTGEKPFSCSECGKCFTRKSQLVIHHRSHTGEKPFPCSECGKCFAQKSDLVKHQRIHTGEKPFPCSECGKCFTRKSQLVTHQRSHTGEEPF; encoded by the exons atgtatgtgactgatataaaggcagaatatatagagggagaagaagagacgtatgtgactgatataaaggcagaagatatagagggagaagaagagacgtatgtgactgatataaaggcagaagatatagagggagaagaagagacgcatgtgactgatataaaggcagacgatatagagggagaagaagagacgtatgtgactgatataaaggcagaagatatagagggagaagaagagacgtatgtgactgatataaaggcagaagatatagagggagaagaagagacgtatgtgaggggtgatcagcagtgtaaggaggaggagatccctacagatatcagcacag cagatggacacacaagcaggaatatctcagaaggacatctaatgttatccccggattgtgacataaaagataatgaccgaagacaggattctccaggagataaccccattaccccaattatacatccagctctatcagctgatccctctgatcctgggaaatgttctcctgatcactctgatattggtgtatCTGTTACAGCACtgccagtagatacagtgtttccgtgttctatagatgccaaatgttttacacagaacacaaagcttattacccaacagccagctaaggcaggggagaggccatttcaatgttctgagtgtgggaaatgttttacatacaaatcagcttttgttacacatcagagaacacacacaggtgagaagccatttccatgttctgactgtggaaaatgttttgcatggaaatcacaacttgttacacatcagcaaagtcacacaggtgagaaaccatttccatgttctgagtgtgggaaatgttttacatggaaatcacaacttgttacacatcagcaaagtcacacaggtgagaaaccatttccatgttctgagtgtgggaaatgttttacatggaaatcacaacttgttacacatcagcaaagtcacacaggtgagaagccatttccatgctctgagtgtgggaagggttttgtacagaaatcagatcttgttaaacatcagagaagtcacacaggtgagaagcctttttcttgctctgagtgtgggaaatgttttacacggaaatcacaacttgttacacatcagcaaagtcacacaggtgagaatccatttccatgctctgagtgtgggaaaggttttgcacagaaatcagatcttgttaaacatcagcgaagtcacacaggtgagaatccatttccatgctctgagtgtgataAAGGTTTTGCACACACATCAGCTCtgcttatacatcacagaagtcacactggtgagaagccatttccatgttctgagtgtgggaaatgctttgcacaaaaatcagatcttgttaaacatcagagaagtcacacaggtgagaagcctttttcttgctctgagtgtgggaaatgttttacacggaaatcacaacttgttatacatcagagaagtcacacagatgagaatccATTTACATtccctgaatgtgggaaatgttttgtacacaaatcagatcttattagtcacaacagaagtcacacaggtgagagtccaattacttgctctgagtgtgggaaatgttttacatggaaatcacaacttgttatacatcagagaagtcacacaggtgagaagccatttccatgttctgagtgtgggaaatgttttgcatacaaatcagatcttgttaaacatcagagaagtcacacaggtgcaaagccattttcttgctctgagtgtgggaaatgttttacacagaaattacatcttgttagacatcagagaagtcacacaggtgagaatccatttccatgctctgagtgtgggaaatgtttttcacacaaatcagctcttgttacacatcacagaagtcacacaggtgagaagcctttttcttgctcagagtgtgggaaatgttttacacggaaatcacaacttgttatacatcacagaagtcacacaggtgagaagccatttccatgttctgagtgtgggaaatgttttgcacaaaaatcagatcttgttaaacatcagagaattcacacaggtgagaagccatttccatgttctgagtgtgggaaatgttttacacggaaatcacaacttgttacacatcagagaagtcacacaggtgaggaaccattttaa
- the LOC135001670 gene encoding oocyte zinc finger protein XlCOF6-like isoform X2 — translation MYVTDIKAEYIEGEEETYVTDIKAEDIEGEEETYVTDIKAEDIEGEEETHVTDIKADDIEGEEETYVTDIKAEDIEGEEETYVTDIKAEDIEGEEETYVRGDQQCKEEEIPTDISTDGHTSRNISEGHLMLSPDCDIKDNDRRQDSPGDNPITPIIHPALSADPSDPGKCSPDHSDIGVSVTALPVDTVFPCSIDAKCFTQNTKLITQQPAKAGERPFQCSECGKCFTYKSAFVTHQRTHTGEKPFPCSDCGKCFAWKSQLVTHQQSHTGEKPFPCSECGKCFTWKSQLVTHQQSHTGEKPFPCSECGKCFTWKSQLVTHQQSHTGEKPFPCSECGKGFVQKSDLVKHQRSHTGEKPFSCSECGKCFTRKSQLVTHQQSHTGENPFPCSECGKGFAQKSDLVKHQRSHTGENPFPCSECDKGFAHTSALLIHHRSHTGEKPFPCSECGKCFAQKSDLVKHQRSHTGEKPFSCSECGKCFTRKSQLVIHQRSHTDENPFTFPECGKCFVHKSDLISHNRSHTGESPITCSECGKCFTWKSQLVIHQRSHTGEKPFPCSECGKCFAYKSDLVKHQRSHTGAKPFSCSECGKCFTQKLHLVRHQRSHTGENPFPCSECGKCFSHKSALVTHHRSHTGEKPFSCSECGKCFTRKSQLVIHHRSHTGEKPFPCSECGKCFAQKSDLVKHQRIHTGEKPFPCSECGKCFTRKSQLVTHQRSHTGEEPF, via the exons atgtatgtgactgatataaaggcagaatatatagagggagaagaagagacgtatgtgactgatataaaggcagaagatatagagggagaagaagagacgtatgtgactgatataaaggcagaagatatagagggagaagaagagacgcatgtgactgatataaaggcagacgatatagagggagaagaagagacgtatgtgactgatataaaggcagaagatatagagggagaagaagagacgtatgtgactgatataaaggcagaagatatagagggagaagaagagacgtatgtgaggggtgatcagcagtgtaaggaggaggagatccctacagatatcagcacag atggacacacaagcaggaatatctcagaaggacatctaatgttatccccggattgtgacataaaagataatgaccgaagacaggattctccaggagataaccccattaccccaattatacatccagctctatcagctgatccctctgatcctgggaaatgttctcctgatcactctgatattggtgtatCTGTTACAGCACtgccagtagatacagtgtttccgtgttctatagatgccaaatgttttacacagaacacaaagcttattacccaacagccagctaaggcaggggagaggccatttcaatgttctgagtgtgggaaatgttttacatacaaatcagcttttgttacacatcagagaacacacacaggtgagaagccatttccatgttctgactgtggaaaatgttttgcatggaaatcacaacttgttacacatcagcaaagtcacacaggtgagaaaccatttccatgttctgagtgtgggaaatgttttacatggaaatcacaacttgttacacatcagcaaagtcacacaggtgagaaaccatttccatgttctgagtgtgggaaatgttttacatggaaatcacaacttgttacacatcagcaaagtcacacaggtgagaagccatttccatgctctgagtgtgggaagggttttgtacagaaatcagatcttgttaaacatcagagaagtcacacaggtgagaagcctttttcttgctctgagtgtgggaaatgttttacacggaaatcacaacttgttacacatcagcaaagtcacacaggtgagaatccatttccatgctctgagtgtgggaaaggttttgcacagaaatcagatcttgttaaacatcagcgaagtcacacaggtgagaatccatttccatgctctgagtgtgataAAGGTTTTGCACACACATCAGCTCtgcttatacatcacagaagtcacactggtgagaagccatttccatgttctgagtgtgggaaatgctttgcacaaaaatcagatcttgttaaacatcagagaagtcacacaggtgagaagcctttttcttgctctgagtgtgggaaatgttttacacggaaatcacaacttgttatacatcagagaagtcacacagatgagaatccATTTACATtccctgaatgtgggaaatgttttgtacacaaatcagatcttattagtcacaacagaagtcacacaggtgagagtccaattacttgctctgagtgtgggaaatgttttacatggaaatcacaacttgttatacatcagagaagtcacacaggtgagaagccatttccatgttctgagtgtgggaaatgttttgcatacaaatcagatcttgttaaacatcagagaagtcacacaggtgcaaagccattttcttgctctgagtgtgggaaatgttttacacagaaattacatcttgttagacatcagagaagtcacacaggtgagaatccatttccatgctctgagtgtgggaaatgtttttcacacaaatcagctcttgttacacatcacagaagtcacacaggtgagaagcctttttcttgctcagagtgtgggaaatgttttacacggaaatcacaacttgttatacatcacagaagtcacacaggtgagaagccatttccatgttctgagtgtgggaaatgttttgcacaaaaatcagatcttgttaaacatcagagaattcacacaggtgagaagccatttccatgttctgagtgtgggaaatgttttacacggaaatcacaacttgttacacatcagagaagtcacacaggtgaggaaccattttaa